The genomic window GGGCCTTGACCCCTGGTGCTGCGGCCGGGGACGGATCCCAGCCGAAGACCCAGAGCTCGATCTGCCCGGCCTCATTGAACTTAACCCCTTCCAGCTCGAGCAGGTGCCGCTGAAAGGCCGTACTGAACCCCGGGCGGGGGCTGACGTTCCCGCGCGCATTGACCACGCGGTGCCAGGGGACGTCCTCCGGGCAGCGAGCCATGGCATAGCCTACCCAGCGGGCCCGCACCCGTTCGTAGCTGAGCGGATCTACTCCATGAGGAGGTGGGATGAGCATGGCGATTCGGCCGTAGGTCGTCACCCGACCGGGCGGCAGGGTGCGCACGATCCTGAACACCTTGCGGTCGAATGCCGTCATGCTTCGAGATCGACCCATGCCGTGCGTCCTCGTCCCGGCGCCGACCTGCGGTATCAAGGATTCAACGGACGAAGCTGCGGTTGGATCTCGAGCCGGGCGAGCAGCGCTTCCAGCTCGTCCTGGACCAGCGGTCTTCCCTTGCCGGCGACGGCGACCAGGGCGGCTTCCAGCAGATTCGTGCCGAAGGTGCGGCCATCGAAGACGGGCGTCGAGGTCACCAGATGGCTGCATCCCCACTCTCGAAACAGCTCCACGTCCTCGGGCGTGGTGGTGTTCGTGACGATGATCTTGCCCGGGAGGCGGTCCGGGGCGAAACGCTTGATGAAGTGGGCATCGCCGGCGATCACCGTCGCCCAGGCGTAGTGCTCGCCCCAGCGCGGCGTCCGCTCCTCCTGCTTCTCCCCGGTCGGATACAGCCAATGGAAGGGGAGCCGGCCGGCGATCGGCATCACCAGGGCTGCCACCCGCTTGAGGGCGGCCTCCGAGCGGATCGGGAACGGCAGGCCGAGGGCGAACATCAGGTCGCCGAAAACGCAGTCGTATCCGGCGTGGAGGAACGACATGGCCATTCCCCAGCGATCGGCGCCAGAGGTCACCAAGCAGCGGCGGGGGGAGATCTGGTCGCCTAGGCGTGCGTCGAGGAAGGGCGCCAGCTGCCGTTCGAGGGTGTTCTTCAGCCCGCCCCCGTCGACAACCGGCGTATGGCGGATGAGGCGCACCATGGGCCGGACCGAGTACAGCGGATACCACTTATCGCCGACCCGGCATCCCAGATCGGCGCCGCCGACGCCGAAGGCATCGACCTTGCCGTCCAGTTCCTGGTACAAGCGGGCGGCCTTCTCCATGTCGCCGTCGGTGCCGATCCGCTCCAGACGGATGCGCTCGCCGAGCAAGTCGATCTCGGTCGCCTTGTCGCGGCGGGACGAGCCGATGCTGACGCTGACAACTCGCTTCAAGTGCGACCTCCCGGGCTCTTTCGACGGCCTGAGCCTGGATCAGACGATGATGGCAGCCGCGGTGGGCGTCGATTGCTGCCCGGTTGGCTGCTCGGCCCCCGGGATCGGGAGGCCACCGGCAGGGCCCAAGGAGCGTGATCCGAGCGTTCCAGGCCCGCGCGGCCAGCATATCACACTGCCAGCGGCTCGTCCCCCTGGTACCGGCGGAGCTGAGGGAAGCGCGACGCCACCCATCCGGTGGCCGCAAGGCAGGCGATGCCTCCGCTGACGACGGCCGCCGTCGCGCCGAAGAGCTGGGCGACGACGCCGGCTTCAACCTCCCCCAACTGCGGTCCGCCTAGGAAGAACACCTGGACGATCCCGGTCATCCGGCCGCGCAACCGGTCGGGCGTCTGCAGCTGGCGCAGCGTGTTGCGGATAATGGTGCTGACGGCGTCGGTGAGGCCTGTGGCGGCCAAGGCCACGAACGTCAGCAGAAAACCGCGCGACAGG from Anaerolineales bacterium includes these protein-coding regions:
- a CDS encoding MGMT family protein, which encodes MGRSRSMTAFDRKVFRIVRTLPPGRVTTYGRIAMLIPPPHGVDPLSYERVRARWVGYAMARCPEDVPWHRVVNARGNVSPRPGFSTAFQRHLLELEGVKFNEAGQIELWVFGWDPSPAAAPGVKA